The following are encoded in a window of Mycobacterium decipiens genomic DNA:
- a CDS encoding NADP-dependent oxidoreductase, whose protein sequence is MPDRNRRFLLRERPTGRIGPDTFELSEQAVPEIGDGEALVRVDWISLDPANRAWINDTPTYLPPVGIGAVMRGLGLGEVVASKNPKYPVGQTVQGLIGWQEYAIVSDAMPLLPVEVAEGVSPSAYLGALGMTGLTAWIGIRDIGKPQPGETVVVSAAAGAVGSVAGQLAKADGARVVGIAGGAEKCALLTDRLGFDAAVDHRAPDWAAKLAAATPNGIDVDFENVGGDIMDAIFARLNVRARVALCGLISGYNSVDPPPGPRAFGKLLIARATVQGFIVGDHFGRSPEAVAEIAGLIAEGELKPLETVVEGFEQLPTAINMLFDGKNVGKLVVKMSG, encoded by the coding sequence ATGCCGGATCGAAACCGCCGCTTTCTGCTGCGCGAACGCCCCACCGGACGCATCGGCCCGGACACCTTCGAGCTCAGCGAACAAGCGGTGCCCGAGATCGGCGACGGCGAGGCGCTGGTACGCGTCGATTGGATCTCGTTGGATCCGGCGAACCGCGCGTGGATCAACGACACGCCGACGTACCTGCCGCCGGTCGGCATCGGCGCGGTCATGCGTGGCCTCGGGCTCGGCGAGGTTGTCGCGTCGAAGAATCCGAAATACCCGGTTGGCCAGACGGTGCAGGGTCTGATCGGCTGGCAGGAGTACGCGATCGTCTCGGATGCGATGCCGTTGTTGCCGGTCGAGGTCGCCGAGGGCGTCTCGCCGAGTGCCTACCTGGGTGCGCTCGGGATGACCGGGCTCACCGCGTGGATCGGGATCCGCGACATCGGCAAGCCGCAGCCGGGCGAGACAGTCGTGGTCTCGGCCGCGGCGGGTGCGGTCGGCTCGGTGGCAGGCCAGCTCGCCAAGGCTGACGGCGCGCGCGTCGTCGGGATCGCCGGCGGCGCCGAGAAGTGCGCTCTGTTGACCGACCGGCTCGGCTTCGATGCGGCCGTCGACCACCGCGCTCCCGATTGGGCCGCCAAACTCGCCGCGGCGACGCCCAACGGCATCGACGTCGACTTCGAAAACGTCGGCGGCGACATCATGGACGCGATCTTCGCGCGCCTCAACGTCCGCGCGCGGGTCGCGCTGTGCGGCCTGATCTCCGGCTACAACTCGGTCGACCCGCCGCCGGGACCACGCGCGTTCGGCAAGCTGCTCATTGCGCGGGCGACGGTGCAGGGCTTCATCGTTGGGGACCACTTCGGCCGCTCGCCGGAGGCGGTCGCCGAGATCGCCGGCCTGATCGCCGAGGGCGAACTCAAACCGCTCGAGACCGTCGTCGAAGGCTTCGAGCAGCTGCCGACGGCAATCAACATGCTGTTCGACGGCAAGAACGTCGGCAAGCTTGTGGTCAAGATGTCCGGCTAG
- a CDS encoding EF-Tu/IF-2/RF-3 family GTPase, which yields MFRMTVQDVFFIRNRGIVATGRVEYGELRIGDEVRINDGSAVRVDAIEAFRKRVDTAKVGDNVGLLFARLTKSDVAAGDVITSTGVFLA from the coding sequence ATGTTCCGCATGACGGTCCAGGACGTGTTCTTCATTCGCAACCGCGGGATTGTGGCTACCGGCCGCGTTGAGTATGGGGAGCTGCGCATCGGTGACGAGGTCCGGATCAACGACGGCTCCGCCGTCAGGGTCGACGCCATCGAAGCCTTTCGCAAAAGGGTGGACACGGCGAAGGTCGGCGACAACGTGGGTCTGCTGTTCGCAAGGCTCACTAAGAGCGATGTGGCTGCCGGCGACGTGATCACCTCGACGGGTGTCTTCCTGGCGTAG
- a CDS encoding alpha/beta fold hydrolase, whose translation MADAIHFVDANGLKFAYLEEGSGPLVLLLHGFPDTAHSWDDLRPRIAAKGYRAVSPFMRGYHPTAVPDGDPDQETLARDALALIDALGARDAVVIGHDWGASAAYGAAALHPDRVKKLVTIGIPHPGALKPSLKKLWGARHFAAYKLPGAPNRFARNDFAALPAIYRRWSPTWNPDPKEFDAVRASFSNRASLNAAFGYYRKLSPVPSASLKARITVPTIVFAGLDDPIVEPADYRGAARMFGNEYLVEEVRGGHFMHREHPEAFAERLLTHL comes from the coding sequence ATGGCTGATGCGATTCATTTCGTCGATGCGAACGGGCTGAAATTTGCCTATCTCGAGGAGGGCTCTGGGCCTTTGGTGCTCCTGTTGCACGGGTTCCCGGACACGGCGCATTCCTGGGACGATCTTCGTCCGCGCATAGCCGCCAAGGGCTACCGCGCGGTCAGCCCGTTTATGCGCGGGTACCACCCGACGGCGGTCCCGGACGGCGACCCCGATCAAGAGACCTTGGCGCGCGATGCCCTGGCGTTGATCGATGCGCTCGGCGCCCGCGACGCCGTCGTTATCGGGCACGATTGGGGAGCCTCGGCCGCGTATGGGGCGGCGGCGCTTCACCCGGACCGGGTGAAGAAGCTGGTTACCATCGGCATTCCCCACCCGGGGGCGCTCAAGCCATCGCTGAAGAAGCTTTGGGGCGCCCGGCACTTCGCGGCCTACAAGCTGCCAGGGGCGCCGAACCGCTTCGCGCGCAATGACTTCGCCGCGCTCCCCGCCATCTATCGGCGGTGGTCCCCTACCTGGAACCCCGACCCCAAGGAATTCGATGCCGTGCGCGCGAGCTTCTCAAACCGGGCGAGCCTGAACGCGGCGTTCGGGTACTACCGAAAGCTCTCCCCGGTACCGTCGGCATCACTGAAGGCGCGAATCACGGTGCCGACGATCGTCTTTGCGGGGCTCGATGACCCCATCGTCGAGCCTGCGGACTATCGGGGTGCGGCCCGGATGTTCGGGAACGAGTACCTCGTCGAGGAGGTCCGGGGCGGGCACTTCATGCACCGGGAGCATCCCGAGGCATTCGCCGAGCGGCTCCTGACTCACCTGTGA
- a CDS encoding PPE family protein, whose protein sequence is MHFAALPPETNSGRMYSGPGPGSMLAAAAAWGELADELHTAAASYASVISALTGGVWLGPASISMAAAATTHVAWLSATAAQAGQARAQANAAAAAHAAAFAMTVPPGKIAANRALLMSLTATNFLGQNSPAIAATEARYAEMWAQDVAAMYGYAAASAAAATLTPFPPPPATTNPAGLAGQAAAVAQAVGTAPTRAHIVISTGSRVITAVPQALQRLASITPAHLVHDVLEFAADMTVFAIVPSSILSSCMSAIGAMNGLAGSAGTAAKAMGSAGGALRSAAGVVGAAGLSARPAAMPAGLGRVASVGALSVPPSWAVAAPAQGPGAAALPGISLGGAPTVMGGGPGIPGMPMATSTGRDGGNPPPRYGFRPTVMARPVSAG, encoded by the coding sequence ATGCATTTCGCAGCTTTGCCTCCGGAGACCAACTCTGGCCGAATGTATTCCGGTCCCGGGCCCGGGTCCATGCTGGCGGCCGCGGCAGCATGGGGCGAGCTGGCCGACGAACTGCATACGGCCGCGGCCTCATACGCCTCGGTGATCTCTGCGTTGACCGGTGGGGTGTGGCTGGGGCCGGCATCGATATCGATGGCGGCCGCGGCTACCACCCATGTGGCGTGGTTAAGCGCCACAGCCGCTCAGGCTGGGCAGGCGCGTGCCCAAGCCAACGCTGCCGCGGCCGCCCATGCGGCAGCGTTCGCGATGACAGTGCCGCCGGGGAAGATCGCGGCAAACCGTGCCCTGCTGATGTCGCTGACCGCGACCAACTTCTTGGGGCAGAACAGCCCGGCGATCGCCGCCACCGAAGCCCGCTACGCCGAGATGTGGGCCCAGGACGTGGCCGCGATGTACGGCTACGCCGCCGCCTCGGCGGCGGCAGCGACATTGACGCCGTTCCCCCCGCCGCCGGCGACCACCAACCCGGCCGGGCTGGCCGGGCAGGCCGCCGCGGTTGCCCAGGCCGTCGGCACGGCACCAACCCGCGCACATATCGTCATATCGACGGGCTCCCGGGTAATTACCGCCGTGCCCCAGGCGCTGCAGCGGCTCGCGTCAATCACACCCGCACACTTGGTGCACGACGTGTTGGAGTTCGCCGCCGACATGACTGTCTTTGCGATCGTGCCCTCGTCGATCCTGAGTTCGTGCATGTCGGCGATAGGCGCGATGAATGGGCTCGCCGGGAGTGCCGGTACTGCGGCGAAGGCGATGGGGTCGGCTGGAGGCGCGCTGCGGTCCGCCGCCGGCGTGGTGGGAGCAGCCGGGCTGAGCGCGAGACCGGCGGCGATGCCGGCGGGCTTGGGCCGTGTTGCGTCAGTCGGAGCGTTGTCCGTGCCGCCGAGTTGGGCCGTCGCGGCCCCGGCGCAGGGCCCCGGCGCGGCCGCGTTGCCGGGTATCAGTCTGGGCGGCGCCCCGACAGTCATGGGAGGAGGACCCGGTATTCCCGGGATGCCGATGGCGACGAGCACCGGTCGGGATGGTGGCAACCCCCCTCCGCGATACGGGTTCCGTCCCACAGTGATGGCACGTCCGGTGTCAGCCGGATAG
- a CDS encoding TetR/AcrR family transcriptional regulator, whose protein sequence is MPRTSDARDRIVSVAARLFLERSYHDVGVEELCAAADVRKGSFYHYFSSKADLAKAVIDLHMQAFLARLTSEPGATPAELLLAIPDAISAIQTALHGQFGRFVGCPFGNMAAELATTDEAVRIHLAARLAALEEHLAATCREAAAHNMLRNGVDPDRLAHALFAHYQGLILLAKLHGSSANALAPALHDFLDGYLADPHRRTMPSRTS, encoded by the coding sequence GTGCCGCGAACCTCGGATGCTCGTGATCGCATCGTGTCAGTCGCGGCACGGCTGTTCCTCGAACGCAGCTACCACGATGTGGGTGTAGAGGAACTTTGCGCCGCGGCCGATGTTCGCAAAGGCAGCTTCTACCACTACTTCTCGTCGAAAGCTGACTTGGCGAAAGCGGTAATTGACCTGCACATGCAGGCATTTCTAGCCCGGCTGACCAGCGAGCCCGGTGCCACACCGGCCGAGCTGCTGCTCGCGATACCAGACGCCATCAGTGCCATCCAGACCGCACTGCACGGTCAGTTCGGACGCTTCGTCGGCTGCCCGTTCGGCAACATGGCCGCTGAGTTGGCTACCACCGACGAAGCGGTGCGCATCCACCTCGCCGCGCGGTTGGCCGCGCTCGAAGAACACCTAGCAGCAACCTGTCGCGAGGCTGCCGCACACAACATGCTTCGCAACGGCGTCGACCCGGACCGGCTCGCGCATGCCCTATTCGCCCACTACCAGGGCCTTATCCTGCTTGCCAAGCTACATGGTTCGAGCGCTAACGCTCTGGCACCTGCGCTACACGACTTCCTGGACGGCTACCTAGCCGACCCGCATCGCCGCACCATGCCTAGCCGGACATCTTGA
- a CDS encoding sensor histidine kinase — protein sequence MAYRGRIDLRLASRILQLQLVVVTLTLMVAFVLFVQFNRHRLDIQYGNHALDIARVVAASPTVLGNISRYDQTSLTRSPALVDELAAGPLQAVSSRVGQRTHVLFVVIANSHGIRLAHPVRDQLGLRVSTDPTKVLAGHEEVLHQSGTLGRSIVGKVPVLEPGSEKVLGMVSVGISTKAFDEQFSRNLRVLAPLGGAALLIGVAGSVALARRWRGLTLGLRPAEMAELVRTQAAVLHGIGEGMLATDKAGKVTFVNDEACRLLEIGNELGRRIDAIGLTPRVLEVFTAADATPTLATVGQRIVVVSARRVSREGRELGTVLVVRDRTDVESLTRQLDAVRVMSTALRAQRHEFANRLHLLNGLLHTGHLEEGMRYLEELLGAGPLGSAVPGIDSIRDTHLQAFLAAKAAAAREAGVTLKIGENTWVSGRLELPVDVTTVVGNLLDNAIDAARVSGASADTPKEVEVELLQENSTLHVTVADSGDGVAPDFVEQLFTEGTTTKPDSGIPGGRGIGLALSRQISRALGGDLWLSSPGNPAAKPEAGAGLRGAEFIARLPGVMAEEAQWVAQT from the coding sequence ATGGCCTACAGGGGCCGCATCGACTTGCGACTGGCCAGCCGGATACTGCAGCTGCAACTCGTAGTTGTGACGTTGACGCTGATGGTCGCCTTCGTGCTGTTCGTCCAGTTCAATCGCCACCGGTTGGACATCCAGTACGGCAATCATGCATTGGATATCGCTCGCGTCGTGGCCGCCTCCCCGACGGTACTGGGCAACATCTCCCGCTACGACCAGACCTCGTTGACCCGGAGTCCGGCACTGGTTGACGAACTAGCGGCCGGTCCGCTGCAAGCCGTGTCATCACGGGTTGGGCAGCGCACCCATGTGCTGTTCGTGGTCATCGCCAACTCGCATGGCATCAGGTTGGCGCATCCCGTTCGTGACCAGTTGGGGCTGCGGGTCAGCACGGATCCGACAAAAGTGCTGGCCGGACACGAGGAAGTGCTCCATCAATCCGGCACCCTAGGACGGTCGATCGTCGGCAAAGTCCCAGTGCTGGAACCGGGTTCGGAAAAAGTGCTGGGTATGGTCAGCGTTGGCATCTCCACGAAGGCGTTCGATGAGCAGTTCTCCAGAAATCTGCGCGTGCTGGCCCCGTTGGGAGGTGCGGCCCTGCTGATCGGTGTCGCCGGCTCGGTGGCGCTGGCCCGGCGGTGGCGAGGGCTGACACTGGGCCTACGGCCGGCCGAGATGGCCGAGCTGGTGCGCACTCAGGCGGCGGTGCTACACGGCATCGGCGAGGGCATGTTAGCCACCGACAAGGCAGGGAAAGTCACCTTCGTCAACGACGAGGCATGCCGACTGCTTGAGATCGGCAATGAACTGGGTCGGCGCATCGATGCGATCGGGTTGACCCCGCGTGTCCTCGAGGTGTTCACGGCGGCCGATGCCACACCCACGCTGGCCACGGTCGGCCAACGGATCGTGGTGGTCTCGGCGCGAAGAGTGTCGCGCGAGGGCCGTGAGCTGGGAACCGTACTGGTGGTCCGGGACCGAACCGATGTCGAGTCACTGACCCGGCAACTGGACGCGGTGCGGGTGATGAGCACCGCGCTGCGCGCCCAGCGCCACGAGTTCGCGAACCGTTTGCACTTGCTGAACGGACTGTTGCACACCGGTCATCTCGAGGAGGGGATGCGGTATTTGGAAGAGCTCCTCGGTGCGGGCCCGCTGGGTTCGGCGGTGCCCGGTATCGACTCCATTCGCGATACCCACCTACAGGCGTTCTTGGCGGCCAAGGCCGCGGCTGCCCGGGAAGCCGGGGTAACGCTGAAGATTGGCGAGAACACTTGGGTATCTGGCCGGCTGGAGCTGCCCGTCGACGTGACCACCGTGGTGGGTAACCTGCTGGACAATGCGATCGATGCTGCCCGAGTGAGCGGTGCTAGTGCGGATACTCCCAAAGAGGTGGAAGTCGAGCTGCTGCAAGAGAATTCAACGCTGCATGTCACGGTGGCCGACAGCGGCGATGGCGTCGCGCCCGATTTCGTCGAGCAGCTGTTCACCGAGGGCACGACGACTAAACCAGACTCCGGCATACCCGGGGGGCGAGGTATCGGGCTTGCGTTGTCCCGCCAGATCAGTCGTGCCCTCGGTGGCGACCTCTGGCTGTCGAGTCCCGGCAATCCCGCCGCCAAACCAGAAGCGGGGGCGGGGCTGCGCGGCGCGGAGTTCATCGCCCGGCTGCCGGGCGTGATGGCAGAGGAGGCGCAATGGGTGGCACAGACCTGA
- a CDS encoding haloalkane dehalogenase, producing the protein MEVFRTPDSRFEQLPGYGFAPNYLDVDGLRMHYLDEGPREGSPVVCFHGEPTWAYLYRKMLPPLVAAGHRVIVPDYAGFGRSDKPTDRRWYTFDRHSELVAKVLGALDVHNATVVVQDWGGPIGLRWATENAARVDALMIMNTGLFVGQVSKGFLAWRAFAEKNPDLPVGVVIQGATTSQLPDDIVAAYDAPFPTVESKAGAAQFPLLVPTAEDGPGANEMRTVIDELSRWNKPALVAFSDTDPVFAYPKSGQAFCDLIPTAGEQVRIAGAAHFLQEDRGEQLAEHLLTLLTSVHPVTP; encoded by the coding sequence TTGGAGGTTTTCCGTACACCCGATTCGCGGTTCGAGCAACTTCCGGGATATGGCTTCGCACCCAACTACCTGGACGTCGACGGATTGCGGATGCACTATCTGGACGAGGGGCCACGCGAGGGATCGCCTGTCGTGTGCTTTCACGGCGAGCCGACCTGGGCGTACCTGTATCGCAAGATGCTGCCGCCGCTCGTCGCGGCGGGGCACCGGGTCATCGTGCCCGACTACGCCGGCTTCGGACGATCCGACAAGCCCACGGACCGCCGCTGGTACACCTTCGACCGGCACAGCGAGCTGGTCGCGAAGGTGTTGGGTGCGCTCGACGTGCACAACGCAACTGTTGTCGTGCAGGACTGGGGCGGCCCGATCGGACTGCGCTGGGCAACAGAGAATGCCGCCAGGGTTGACGCGCTGATGATCATGAATACCGGTTTGTTCGTCGGGCAGGTGTCCAAAGGATTCTTGGCCTGGCGTGCCTTCGCGGAAAAGAACCCGGATCTGCCGGTGGGTGTCGTAATCCAGGGCGCCACGACGAGTCAGCTGCCCGACGACATCGTCGCCGCGTACGACGCGCCGTTTCCCACGGTTGAGTCAAAGGCTGGCGCCGCGCAGTTTCCGCTGCTGGTCCCGACTGCCGAAGACGGTCCGGGTGCGAACGAGATGCGGACGGTCATCGATGAGCTCTCCCGGTGGAATAAGCCGGCCCTCGTTGCATTTTCCGACACGGACCCGGTCTTTGCGTATCCGAAGTCGGGGCAAGCCTTTTGTGACTTGATACCCACCGCGGGCGAGCAGGTGAGGATTGCGGGCGCGGCGCACTTCCTACAGGAAGACCGGGGTGAGCAACTCGCCGAGCATCTGCTCACTCTGCTCACCAGCGTCCACCCGGTCACACCGTAG
- a CDS encoding sensor histidine kinase has protein sequence MSSTDVEQVLRRQRVRSLQAGAMLRVGVVIIMIGALLIDTNSTLWPAQTGLLASYALIAICALRVAFSATRAVFTSDRTLLILALVDVMAVFGFKLLSPGGYIPLFVMALLPRLVAAELSLRRAATVLACSFVIFTGSLLHDPVIVSRIGPAVAGLIVLMYGFICSTALLVVFFRLRNVDEMAKLTSSREELLAETMTASEAERRQISESIHDGPLQDVLAARRDIADFLKLAPDAPLKHALASLQHASRLLREATFELHPAVLNQVGLAAAVEKLASVTAERSNLAITTEIDYPGSNVIDPILFGVIRELLSNVARHSGASAASVKLAVVDGVARIDVADDGIGITRDAAARRLALGHIGLASHRARVEAAGGTLSIIDEHVGAHLRVELPLRH, from the coding sequence ATGAGCAGCACGGATGTCGAGCAGGTTCTCCGCAGACAGCGGGTGCGTTCATTGCAAGCCGGGGCCATGCTTCGCGTCGGCGTCGTCATCATCATGATCGGCGCACTGCTAATCGACACCAACTCGACCCTATGGCCAGCGCAGACGGGCCTGCTTGCCAGCTACGCATTGATTGCGATCTGCGCGCTGAGGGTGGCGTTCTCCGCGACACGTGCCGTGTTTACCAGCGACAGAACACTGTTGATCCTCGCCTTGGTTGACGTCATGGCGGTGTTCGGCTTCAAGCTGTTGTCGCCGGGCGGATACATTCCGCTGTTTGTGATGGCGCTGCTGCCGCGGCTGGTCGCTGCCGAGTTGTCGTTGCGGCGGGCGGCTACCGTGCTGGCCTGCAGCTTCGTGATCTTCACCGGATCGCTTCTGCACGACCCGGTGATCGTGTCGCGCATTGGGCCGGCGGTAGCGGGGCTGATCGTGCTGATGTACGGATTTATCTGCAGCACAGCACTATTGGTGGTGTTCTTCCGGTTGCGCAATGTCGACGAAATGGCCAAACTGACCTCGTCCCGCGAAGAGCTACTCGCTGAGACGATGACCGCGTCGGAAGCGGAGCGGCGGCAGATCTCAGAATCCATCCACGACGGACCGCTGCAAGATGTGCTGGCCGCCCGCCGTGATATCGCCGACTTCCTGAAGCTCGCTCCGGACGCGCCCCTGAAGCATGCGCTGGCCAGCTTGCAGCACGCTTCCCGGCTCTTGCGTGAAGCGACCTTTGAGCTACACCCAGCCGTGCTAAACCAGGTTGGATTGGCCGCCGCGGTCGAGAAACTAGCCTCGGTCACCGCGGAGCGCTCGAACCTAGCCATCACCACTGAAATCGACTACCCGGGCTCGAATGTGATCGATCCCATCCTGTTCGGGGTGATTCGCGAATTGTTGTCCAACGTTGCCCGTCATTCGGGTGCCAGCGCGGCATCGGTGAAACTGGCCGTTGTCGACGGCGTGGCTCGTATCGACGTGGCAGACGACGGAATTGGGATCACTCGTGACGCCGCGGCGCGCCGTCTCGCGCTGGGCCATATCGGTCTGGCCTCACATCGCGCGCGGGTGGAGGCTGCCGGGGGCACGCTGAGCATCATCGATGAGCACGTGGGGGCACACCTTCGGGTTGAACTGCCGCTTCGGCACTGA
- a CDS encoding response regulator transcription factor has translation MAHPNQRVTVVVADDHPVTRQGVVRALNASGRVEVLAEVTDGRAALDAIRRLRPAVALLDYQMPGLDGLEVTHAIARDGLPTHVVLLSAFDDSSVVYKAIAEGASGYLTKESDSDEIVDAVVRCSGGATYLPTGVAGGLVGEVKRRARGASTVLTHRESQVVAMIADGLSVPQIASRLHLAPSTVKTHVQSLYEKLGVADRGAAVAEAMRRRLLE, from the coding sequence ATGGCCCACCCCAATCAACGCGTCACTGTCGTCGTGGCCGACGATCACCCGGTAACGCGCCAGGGGGTAGTGCGCGCCCTGAACGCCAGCGGGCGGGTGGAGGTCCTCGCCGAGGTGACCGACGGTCGCGCGGCGCTAGACGCCATCCGTAGACTGCGGCCCGCGGTAGCTCTGCTCGACTACCAGATGCCCGGGCTTGACGGCCTTGAAGTCACCCACGCGATAGCTCGGGACGGGTTGCCCACCCACGTGGTGCTGCTGAGCGCCTTTGACGACAGCTCGGTCGTTTACAAGGCTATTGCCGAGGGCGCTTCGGGGTATTTGACCAAGGAATCCGACAGCGACGAGATCGTCGACGCCGTGGTCCGATGCTCCGGCGGCGCCACCTATCTACCCACCGGGGTAGCCGGGGGACTGGTCGGTGAGGTCAAACGCCGGGCCAGAGGAGCGTCGACCGTATTGACCCATCGCGAGAGCCAGGTGGTGGCGATGATCGCCGACGGGCTGTCGGTTCCGCAGATCGCGTCGCGACTTCATCTGGCTCCCAGCACCGTGAAGACGCATGTGCAAAGCCTCTACGAGAAGCTTGGTGTCGCTGACCGGGGAGCCGCGGTCGCCGAGGCGATGCGGCGTCGATTGCTGGAATGA
- a CDS encoding ribonuclease Z, whose translation MIEVTLLGTGSPIPDPQRAGPSTLVRAGGQILLVDCGRGVLQRAAAVGVMANALTALLVTHLHSDHIADLGDVLITRWVSTFRPDPAPLPIIGPPGTAATVEATLAAFGADIGYRIAHHADLTQPPAVAVYEHTEGTVWDHNGVRVLVAPTDHRPVSPTIAFRVQHDGVSVVLAGDTVPCNSLDRLTAGADALVHTVIRKDLLNAVPLQRMRDICDYHSSVEEAASTAARARVATLVLTHCVPPIAPGQEEAWRACAAAHFDGRIELGPDLHRIEVQRTT comes from the coding sequence GTGATTGAAGTTACGTTGCTCGGCACCGGCAGCCCCATTCCGGATCCGCAGCGGGCGGGCCCGTCGACGCTGGTGCGCGCGGGCGGTCAAATACTCCTGGTGGACTGCGGCAGGGGAGTGCTGCAACGTGCTGCAGCGGTTGGTGTGATGGCGAACGCGCTGACCGCGCTGTTGGTGACCCATTTGCACAGCGACCACATCGCGGACCTCGGTGACGTGCTGATCACTCGGTGGGTCAGCACATTTAGACCCGACCCGGCGCCGTTGCCGATCATCGGCCCACCGGGAACCGCCGCCACGGTGGAGGCGACATTGGCCGCCTTCGGCGCCGACATCGGCTATCGGATTGCCCACCACGCCGACCTGACCCAGCCTCCCGCCGTCGCCGTGTACGAACACACCGAGGGAACGGTTTGGGACCACAACGGGGTGCGGGTCCTCGTCGCACCGACCGACCATCGACCTGTGTCTCCGACGATCGCCTTTCGCGTGCAGCATGACGGCGTGTCGGTAGTGTTGGCCGGGGACACCGTGCCCTGCAACAGCCTTGACCGGCTTACCGCCGGCGCGGATGCGCTGGTACACACCGTAATCCGCAAGGATCTTCTGAATGCTGTGCCGCTGCAACGCATGCGCGATATCTGCGACTACCACTCCTCGGTGGAAGAGGCGGCTTCGACCGCGGCTCGCGCCAGGGTAGCTACCTTGGTGCTCACCCATTGCGTGCCGCCGATCGCGCCGGGTCAAGAGGAGGCCTGGCGAGCGTGCGCAGCCGCACATTTCGACGGTCGCATCGAGCTGGGACCCGATCTGCACCGCATCGAGGTACAACGCACAACCTAG
- a CDS encoding amino acid permease translates to MSIDRTPSDAADAVPHLRRGLANRHIQLIAIGGAIGTGLFMGSGRTISLAGPAVLLVYGIIGFFIFFVLRAMGELLLSNLNYKSFVDFTADLLGPAAGFFVGWSYWFAWVVTGIAELVAITGYSKFWWPDLPTWLPAVVTVGLIILVNLFSVRHFGELEFWFALIKVVAIICLIAIGAILVATNFVSPHGDRATIENLWNDGGFFPTGFLGVVSGFQIAFFAFVGVELVGTAAAETLDPRRTLPRAINAVPLRVAVFYIGALLAILAVVPWRQFAGGQSPFVAMFSLAGLAAAASIVNFVVITAAASSANSGFFSTGRMLFGLADEGHAPAAFRRLNRGGVPAPALLLTAPLLLTSIPVLYAGRSVIGAFTLVTTVSSLLFMFVWAMIIVSYLVYRRRHPQRHTASVYKMPGGVAMCWAVLAFFMFVVWALTTEPETALALAWFPLWFVGLTLGWLIAQRRPGRAEQYCLFQAEMNGANDETSDVSAPVV, encoded by the coding sequence GTGTCGATCGACCGCACCCCTTCCGATGCCGCTGACGCGGTCCCGCACCTGCGTCGGGGTCTTGCCAACCGTCATATTCAGTTGATCGCGATCGGAGGCGCGATCGGCACCGGCCTCTTCATGGGATCCGGGCGAACGATCTCCCTCGCCGGTCCGGCGGTGCTGCTGGTGTACGGGATCATTGGCTTCTTCATATTCTTCGTGCTGCGCGCGATGGGCGAGCTGCTGCTGTCGAACCTGAACTACAAGTCGTTCGTCGACTTCACCGCCGACCTGTTGGGCCCTGCGGCGGGCTTTTTCGTGGGGTGGTCGTACTGGTTCGCCTGGGTCGTCACCGGCATCGCAGAGCTGGTCGCGATCACCGGCTACTCAAAGTTCTGGTGGCCCGACCTGCCCACCTGGCTCCCGGCCGTGGTCACGGTCGGCTTGATCATTCTGGTCAATTTGTTCAGCGTCCGCCATTTCGGGGAGCTGGAGTTCTGGTTCGCCTTGATCAAGGTCGTCGCCATCATCTGTCTGATCGCCATCGGTGCGATCCTGGTGGCGACCAACTTCGTCTCCCCGCATGGTGATCGCGCAACGATCGAGAACCTGTGGAACGACGGCGGGTTCTTCCCAACGGGCTTCCTGGGTGTGGTTAGTGGCTTCCAGATCGCGTTTTTTGCGTTCGTCGGTGTGGAGCTGGTGGGCACCGCGGCGGCCGAGACCCTCGACCCGCGCCGCACCCTTCCCCGCGCGATCAATGCGGTTCCGCTGCGGGTGGCGGTCTTCTACATCGGTGCGCTGCTGGCGATCCTGGCCGTGGTGCCGTGGCGGCAGTTCGCCGGCGGTCAGTCCCCGTTTGTGGCGATGTTCTCGCTGGCCGGACTTGCCGCCGCGGCCTCGATCGTCAACTTCGTCGTGATCACCGCGGCGGCCTCGTCAGCGAACTCGGGATTCTTCTCTACCGGGCGAATGCTTTTCGGCCTCGCCGACGAAGGCCACGCCCCGGCGGCCTTCCGCCGACTCAACCGCGGCGGCGTGCCCGCGCCCGCCCTGCTGCTGACGGCTCCGCTGCTGCTGACCTCCATCCCGGTGCTGTATGCCGGCCGGTCGGTGATTGGCGCGTTCACGCTCGTCACGACGGTCTCCTCGTTGCTGTTCATGTTTGTGTGGGCGATGATCATCGTCAGCTATCTGGTCTACCGGCGCCGACACCCGCAGCGCCACACCGCCTCGGTCTACAAGATGCCCGGGGGCGTGGCGATGTGCTGGGCCGTCCTTGCGTTCTTCATGTTCGTGGTCTGGGCGCTGACCACTGAACCCGAAACCGCGCTCGCGTTGGCATGGTTCCCGCTATGGTTCGTGGGCCTCACCCTGGGTTGGCTCATCGCCCAGCGCCGGCCCGGCCGCGCGGAGCAATACTGCCTGTTCCAAGCCGAGATGAACGGCGCAAACGATGAGACCTCCGACGTGAGTGCACCCGTTGTCTGA